The following proteins come from a genomic window of Achromobacter deleyi:
- the secA gene encoding preprotein translocase subunit SecA — protein sequence MVSLLKKLIGSRNDRLLKQYRKLVTQINGLEPKISALSDAELAAKTAEFRSRHSEGTSLDDLLPEAFAVVREAGKRVFGMRHFDAQLLGGIALHSGKIAEMRTGEGKTLMATLPVYLNAIAAKGVHVVTVNDYLARRDAEWMGRLYHFLGLSTGVVVPQQPNEEKKAAYAADITYGTNNEFGFDYLRDNMEYRVDDRRQRGLFYAIVDEVDSILIDEARTPLIISGQAEDHTELYIRMNAVPPLLTRMASEPKPQEPEPEGDYWVDEKSQQVYLSEAGHVNAEGILARLGILPEGESLYDPRHIALMHHLMVSLRANTLFFRDQQYVVQDGEVIIVDEFTGRLMVGRRWSDGLHQAVEAKEGVKIQHENQTLASITFQNYFRMYEKLSGMTGTADTEAYEFQEIYGLETVIIPTNKPMIRKDQNDQVFKTDAEKYNAILEDIRDCHERGQPVLVGTTSIENSELLSGLLKKAKLPHEVLNAKQHAREAEIVAEAGKPGHITIATNMAGRGTDIVLGGSVDKQIDLIRADESLSEAEKTARIEKVRADWKPLNEQVKAAGGLRIIGTERHESRRIDNQLRGRAGRQGDPGSSRFYLSLEDSLMRIFAGDRVRAIMERLKLPEGEPIEAGMVTRSIETAQRKVEGRNFDIRKQLLEYDDVANDQRKVLYSQRNEVLEAASVGATVENLRDAAVVDLFNTYVPPESVEEQWDIPALQKALEADWQVHLPLTEMLEKEANLTDEDLRERVIAAARDIYQGKVDQVGTESWSQFERSIMLQAIDTHWREHLSALDYLRQGIHLRGYAQKNPKQEYKREAFELFSGMLDRIRDDVVRVLMTVRVQSSEQVEQAEAEAAQSHVQNVQYHHSDYDEALAQSADDSGAQPVRNALPKVGRNDPCPCGSGKKYKQCHGKLV from the coding sequence ATGGTTTCTCTGCTCAAAAAACTCATAGGTAGCCGCAACGACCGGCTGCTTAAGCAGTATCGCAAGCTGGTAACCCAGATCAATGGGCTGGAGCCCAAGATCTCCGCGCTCTCCGATGCGGAGCTGGCGGCCAAGACCGCGGAATTCCGTTCCCGCCATTCCGAGGGCACGTCGCTCGACGACCTGCTGCCCGAAGCCTTCGCCGTCGTGCGCGAGGCCGGCAAGCGGGTGTTCGGCATGCGTCACTTCGATGCGCAGCTGCTGGGCGGCATCGCCCTGCACAGCGGCAAGATCGCCGAAATGCGCACGGGCGAAGGCAAGACGCTGATGGCCACGCTGCCGGTCTACCTGAACGCGATCGCCGCCAAGGGCGTGCACGTGGTCACGGTGAACGACTACCTGGCCCGCCGCGACGCCGAATGGATGGGACGCCTGTATCACTTCCTGGGCCTGTCCACGGGCGTGGTGGTGCCGCAGCAGCCGAACGAGGAAAAGAAGGCCGCCTACGCCGCCGACATCACCTACGGCACCAACAACGAATTCGGTTTCGACTACCTGCGCGACAACATGGAATACCGTGTTGACGACCGCCGCCAGCGTGGCCTGTTCTACGCCATCGTCGACGAAGTGGACTCGATCCTGATCGACGAGGCGCGCACGCCGCTGATCATCTCCGGCCAGGCCGAAGACCACACCGAGCTCTACATCCGCATGAATGCGGTGCCGCCGCTGCTGACCCGCATGGCCAGCGAGCCCAAGCCGCAGGAACCGGAACCCGAGGGCGACTATTGGGTCGACGAAAAGAGCCAGCAGGTCTACCTGTCGGAAGCCGGCCACGTCAATGCCGAAGGCATCCTGGCGCGCCTGGGCATCCTGCCCGAGGGCGAGTCGCTGTACGACCCGCGCCACATCGCGCTGATGCACCACCTGATGGTGTCGCTGCGCGCCAATACGCTGTTCTTCCGCGACCAGCAATACGTGGTGCAGGACGGCGAAGTCATCATCGTCGACGAATTCACCGGCCGCCTGATGGTGGGCCGCCGCTGGTCCGATGGCCTGCACCAGGCGGTCGAGGCCAAGGAAGGCGTGAAGATCCAGCACGAGAACCAGACGCTGGCGTCGATCACCTTCCAGAACTACTTCCGCATGTACGAGAAGCTGTCCGGCATGACCGGCACGGCCGACACGGAAGCGTACGAATTCCAGGAAATCTACGGGCTCGAGACGGTCATCATCCCGACCAACAAGCCCATGATCCGCAAGGACCAGAACGACCAGGTCTTCAAGACGGACGCGGAAAAGTACAACGCCATCCTCGAAGACATCCGCGACTGCCACGAGCGCGGCCAGCCGGTGCTGGTGGGCACCACCAGCATCGAGAACTCCGAGCTGCTGTCGGGCCTGCTGAAAAAGGCCAAGCTGCCGCACGAAGTGCTGAACGCCAAGCAGCACGCGCGTGAAGCCGAGATCGTCGCCGAAGCCGGCAAGCCGGGCCACATCACCATCGCCACCAACATGGCGGGCCGCGGTACCGACATCGTGCTGGGCGGCAGCGTCGACAAGCAGATCGACCTGATCCGCGCCGACGAATCGCTGTCCGAAGCCGAAAAGACCGCGCGCATCGAGAAGGTCCGCGCCGACTGGAAGCCGCTCAACGAGCAGGTGAAGGCTGCCGGCGGCCTGCGCATCATCGGCACCGAGCGCCACGAATCGCGCCGTATCGACAACCAGCTGCGTGGCCGTGCCGGCCGCCAGGGCGACCCGGGTTCGTCGCGCTTCTACCTGTCGCTGGAAGATTCGCTGATGCGCATCTTCGCGGGCGACCGCGTGCGCGCCATCATGGAACGCCTCAAGCTGCCCGAGGGCGAGCCTATCGAGGCCGGCATGGTGACGCGTTCCATCGAGACCGCGCAGCGCAAGGTGGAAGGCCGCAACTTCGACATCCGCAAGCAACTGCTGGAATACGACGACGTCGCCAACGACCAGCGCAAGGTGCTGTACTCGCAGCGCAATGAAGTGCTGGAAGCGGCCAGCGTCGGCGCCACGGTCGAGAACCTGCGCGACGCCGCGGTGGTCGACCTGTTCAACACCTACGTGCCGCCGGAATCGGTGGAAGAGCAGTGGGACATCCCGGCCCTGCAAAAGGCGCTGGAGGCCGACTGGCAGGTCCACCTGCCGTTGACCGAGATGCTCGAGAAGGAAGCCAACCTGACCGACGAGGATCTGCGCGAACGCGTGATCGCGGCGGCGCGCGACATCTACCAGGGCAAGGTCGACCAGGTCGGCACCGAGTCGTGGTCGCAGTTCGAGCGTTCGATCATGCTGCAGGCGATCGACACGCACTGGCGCGAGCACCTGTCGGCGCTGGATTACCTGCGCCAGGGCATCCATCTGCGCGGCTATGCGCAGAAGAACCCCAAGCAGGAATACAAGCGCGAAGCCTTCGAACTGTTCTCGGGCATGCTGGACCGCATCCGCGACGACGTCGTGCGCGTGCTGATGACGGTGCGCGTGCAATCGTCCGAGCAGGTCGAGCAGGCCGAGGCCGAAGCCGCCCAGTCGCATGTGCAGAACGTGCAGTACCACCACTCCGACTACGACGAGGCGCTGGCCCAGTCGGCCGACGACTCGGGCGCGCAGCCGGTGCGCAACGCGCTGCCCAAGGTGGGCCGCAACGATCCGTGCCCGTGCGGCAGTGGCAAGAAGTACAAGCAGTGCCACGGCAAGCTGGTCTGA
- a CDS encoding M23 family metallopeptidase has product MHARDGRDGHFTLGGARLALFLGGALMTAAIFGAALQRYITPILPAVHTVGWPLSEQPGRDADFLRGNMNLLAAKVGALQAKLVSIDGLGQRVAKVAGVAYTDPEVAKQLVSAPADSQHTPEATQVMDDLFTEGTPPSAASAEALGRQLDEIQERLALQTDNLKLLDAALTRRSADQARMPTAMPITDYPYLSSSYGWRRNPVTGRSAMHEGLDFAAPPGTPILAASGGVVLEAKFHPGYGNMVEIDHGDGLITRYAHASSLMVKQGQLVERGQQVARVGSSGRSTGPHLHFEVRLAGQPLDPRLFLGPQQNAPPTVAQAGGGSAAR; this is encoded by the coding sequence ATGCACGCCCGCGACGGGCGGGACGGGCATTTCACCCTGGGAGGCGCGCGTTTGGCGTTGTTTCTGGGGGGCGCGCTGATGACGGCCGCCATCTTCGGCGCCGCCCTTCAGCGCTACATTACACCCATCCTGCCCGCGGTACACACGGTGGGCTGGCCGCTGTCCGAACAGCCGGGACGCGACGCGGACTTCCTGCGCGGCAACATGAACCTGCTGGCCGCCAAGGTGGGCGCGCTGCAGGCCAAGCTGGTCAGCATCGACGGCCTGGGCCAGCGGGTGGCCAAGGTGGCGGGCGTGGCCTACACCGACCCCGAGGTCGCCAAGCAACTGGTCTCGGCCCCCGCCGACAGCCAGCATACCCCCGAGGCCACCCAGGTGATGGACGACCTGTTCACCGAGGGCACGCCGCCCAGCGCCGCCTCGGCCGAAGCCCTGGGCCGCCAGCTGGACGAGATCCAGGAACGGCTGGCCCTGCAGACCGACAACCTCAAGCTGCTGGACGCGGCGCTGACCCGGCGCTCGGCCGACCAGGCCCGCATGCCGACGGCGATGCCGATCACCGATTACCCCTATCTCAGTTCTTCCTACGGCTGGCGCCGCAACCCCGTGACCGGGCGTTCGGCCATGCACGAGGGGCTGGACTTCGCCGCGCCGCCAGGCACGCCGATCCTGGCGGCCTCGGGCGGGGTGGTGCTGGAAGCCAAGTTCCATCCCGGCTACGGCAACATGGTCGAGATCGACCATGGCGACGGCCTGATCACACGGTATGCCCACGCCTCGTCCCTGATGGTCAAGCAGGGGCAGCTGGTCGAACGGGGCCAGCAGGTGGCGCGGGTCGGTTCGTCCGGCCGCTCCACCGGGCCGCACCTGCATTTCGAGGTCCGCCTCGCCGGACAGCCGCTGGATCCGCGGCTGTTCCTGGGGCCGCAGCAGAATGCCCCGCCGACGGTGGCGCAAGCCGGCGGCGGCAGCGCCGCGCGCTGA
- a CDS encoding flagellar hook-length control protein FliK, producing MRGAGVLATARKHLQIQYAVAAILPAPLGSVCQVGKLENQRLQLVVPSAAHAAKMRQLAPRIAQALADQGWNLNEIAVKVQAGLPKPGARQPLPPKEAQPLGTTALGAFETLHDNLRPGPLADAVAKLLKHHKGS from the coding sequence ATGCGGGGCGCCGGGGTACTGGCGACCGCCCGCAAGCACTTGCAAATCCAATATGCGGTGGCGGCGATCCTGCCCGCCCCGTTGGGCTCCGTCTGCCAGGTCGGCAAGCTGGAAAACCAGCGCCTTCAACTGGTGGTGCCCAGTGCCGCGCACGCGGCGAAGATGCGTCAATTGGCCCCGCGCATCGCGCAGGCCTTGGCGGACCAAGGCTGGAACCTTAACGAAATTGCGGTGAAGGTACAAGCCGGCCTGCCCAAGCCCGGGGCCCGCCAGCCGCTGCCGCCCAAGGAAGCCCAGCCGCTGGGAACAACCGCGCTGGGCGCCTTCGAGACGCTGCACGACAACCTGCGCCCCGGCCCGCTGGCCGACGCGGTCGCCAAGCTATTGAAGCACCACAAGGGTAGCTGA
- the lpxC gene encoding UDP-3-O-acyl-N-acetylglucosamine deacetylase, protein MFRQRSIQNLVRTTGVGVHSGRRVELTLRPAAPNTGIVFHRVDLPEVVDLPAQATGVGDTRMASVLQQGNVRVSTVEHLMSALAGLGIDNLHIDLTAEEVPIMDGSAATFVYLLRSAGIVEQNAPKQFIRVLKTVEVREGEGRNEKWARLEPHEGYALAFSIDFRHPAIDSTANFAEIDFATHSYVREIARARTFGFVNEVEALRSMGLARGGSLDNAIVMDEYRVLNSDGLRYDDEFVKHKILDAIGDLYLLGKPLVARYVACKSGHALNNQLARALLAQRDAWEMVTYESQAEAPQAFRHEWQLA, encoded by the coding sequence ATGTTCCGACAGCGCAGCATTCAGAATCTCGTCCGCACGACAGGCGTCGGCGTCCACTCCGGACGGCGGGTCGAGCTCACCCTGCGTCCGGCAGCGCCCAATACGGGCATCGTGTTCCACCGCGTCGATCTGCCCGAAGTCGTCGACCTGCCCGCGCAGGCCACTGGCGTGGGCGATACGCGCATGGCGTCCGTCCTGCAGCAGGGCAACGTCCGCGTCTCCACGGTGGAGCATCTCATGTCGGCGCTGGCCGGCCTGGGCATTGACAACCTGCATATCGACCTCACTGCCGAAGAAGTCCCCATCATGGACGGCAGTGCGGCAACCTTCGTGTACCTGTTGCGCTCGGCGGGCATCGTCGAGCAGAACGCGCCGAAGCAATTCATCCGTGTGTTGAAGACGGTGGAAGTGCGCGAGGGCGAAGGCCGCAACGAGAAATGGGCCCGGCTCGAACCCCACGAAGGGTACGCGCTGGCCTTCTCGATCGACTTTCGCCACCCCGCCATCGACTCGACCGCGAATTTCGCTGAAATCGATTTCGCCACCCATTCGTACGTGCGCGAGATCGCGCGCGCCCGCACCTTCGGCTTCGTCAACGAAGTCGAGGCGCTGCGCTCGATGGGCCTGGCCCGCGGCGGCAGCCTGGACAACGCCATCGTCATGGACGAATACCGCGTGTTGAACAGCGACGGCCTGCGCTACGACGACGAATTCGTGAAGCACAAGATCCTGGACGCCATCGGCGACCTGTATCTGCTGGGCAAGCCGCTGGTGGCGCGCTACGTGGCATGCAAGTCGGGCCACGCGCTGAACAACCAGCTGGCGCGCGCGCTGCTGGCGCAGCGCGACGCCTGGGAAATGGTGACCTACGAATCGCAAGCCGAGGCGCCGCAGGCGTTCCGGCACGAATGGCAGCTGGCCTGA
- the ftsZ gene encoding cell division protein FtsZ, with translation MMNFEMLENNTKGTVIKVVGVGGAGGNAVAHMIRSGVHGVDFICANTDAQALAATNAPVQIRLGRTGLGAGAKPEQGRASAETAREEIRAALNGAHMVFITAGMGGGTGTGAGPVVAEVAKELGILTVGVVTKPFTFEGNKRLKMAEDGIAELAKHVHSLIVVLNENLYELMDEDATQEDCFRSADDILHNACAGIAEIINVEGNVNVDFEDVKTIMGEQGQAMMGTASASGADRARVAAEHAIACPLLEGVDLNGARGVLVNITASRSLKMRETREIMETIRSYASDDATVIFGTAYDESMGENLRVTVVATGLGRAQARPQLVQTTAEVLRTGTDNMPMGTMPAAGQGDYRNLDMPSVMRNPRSQASAQVRALESSGMDHFDIPAFLRKQAD, from the coding sequence ATGATGAACTTTGAGATGCTTGAGAACAACACCAAAGGGACCGTAATCAAGGTCGTTGGTGTGGGCGGTGCGGGCGGCAATGCCGTCGCGCACATGATTCGCAGCGGCGTGCACGGCGTGGATTTCATCTGCGCCAACACCGATGCGCAGGCACTGGCGGCGACCAACGCCCCGGTGCAGATCCGTCTGGGCCGCACCGGCCTGGGCGCGGGCGCCAAGCCCGAACAAGGCCGCGCATCGGCCGAAACCGCGCGTGAAGAGATCCGTGCCGCCCTGAACGGCGCGCACATGGTCTTCATCACCGCGGGCATGGGCGGCGGCACCGGCACGGGCGCAGGCCCGGTCGTGGCCGAAGTCGCCAAGGAGCTGGGCATTCTGACGGTGGGCGTGGTCACCAAGCCCTTCACGTTCGAAGGCAACAAGCGCCTGAAGATGGCCGAGGACGGCATCGCCGAACTGGCCAAGCACGTGCATTCGCTCATCGTGGTGCTCAACGAGAACCTGTATGAACTGATGGACGAGGACGCGACGCAGGAAGACTGCTTCCGTTCGGCCGACGACATCCTGCACAACGCTTGCGCGGGTATCGCCGAAATCATCAACGTCGAAGGCAACGTCAACGTCGACTTCGAAGACGTCAAGACGATCATGGGCGAGCAGGGCCAGGCCATGATGGGCACGGCATCGGCTTCGGGCGCTGACCGCGCCCGCGTCGCCGCCGAGCACGCGATTGCCTGCCCGCTGCTGGAAGGCGTGGACCTGAACGGCGCGCGCGGCGTGCTGGTCAACATCACCGCCAGCCGCTCGCTGAAGATGCGCGAAACGCGCGAAATCATGGAAACGATCCGCAGCTACGCTTCGGACGACGCGACCGTGATCTTCGGCACCGCCTACGACGAATCGATGGGTGAAAACCTGCGCGTGACCGTGGTTGCGACCGGCCTGGGCCGTGCGCAGGCGCGTCCGCAACTGGTGCAGACCACCGCTGAAGTGCTGCGCACCGGCACCGACAACATGCCCATGGGCACGATGCCGGCCGCCGGTCAGGGTGATTACCGCAATCTGGACATGCCGTCTGTCATGCGCAACCCGCGCAGCCAGGCGTCGGCCCAGGTGCGCGCGCTGGAAAGCTCGGGCATGGATCATTTCGACATCCCGGCTTTCCTGCGTAAGCAGGCGGATTGA
- the ftsA gene encoding cell division protein FtsA codes for MTRDIKDLIVALDIGTSKVVAVVAEILPEGRFEVLGLGQHESRGMRKGVVVNIETTVNSIQRALEEAELMADCKIRDVYTGIAGSHIRSFNSSGMVAVKDKEVTATDVARVIETAKAVNIPTDQQVLHVLTQEFIVDGQEDIREPIGMSGLRLEVRVHIVTGAVSAAQNIVKCVRRCGLEVQDLILQPLASSLAVLTADEKELGVVLVDIGGGTTDVAIFTGGAIRHTAVLPIAGDQITNDIAAMLRTPTPDAEEIKLRYGVAKQVLASPDESVEVPGLGDRGPRQVKRQALGAVIEPRVEELFTLVQQVVRDSGYEDLLASGVVLTGGSAQLPGMIELAEDVFLKPVRVAVPEYEGSLADVMRNPRFSTVMGLLQEARMQRVRGRKVAAQTGNFKSLLARMKEWFMN; via the coding sequence ATGACCCGTGACATCAAGGACCTTATCGTCGCCCTCGATATCGGCACCAGCAAGGTGGTGGCTGTGGTGGCTGAAATCCTGCCCGAAGGGCGATTCGAAGTGCTCGGCCTCGGCCAGCATGAATCGCGCGGCATGCGCAAGGGCGTGGTCGTCAATATCGAGACCACTGTGAATTCGATTCAGCGCGCGCTTGAAGAAGCCGAGCTGATGGCAGATTGCAAGATCCGAGACGTCTACACCGGCATCGCCGGCAGCCATATCCGCAGCTTCAATTCCAGCGGCATGGTCGCCGTGAAGGACAAGGAAGTCACCGCCACCGACGTCGCCCGCGTCATCGAGACCGCCAAGGCGGTGAACATCCCGACCGACCAGCAGGTGCTGCACGTGCTGACGCAGGAGTTCATCGTCGACGGCCAGGAAGACATCCGCGAGCCCATCGGCATGAGCGGCCTGCGCCTGGAAGTGCGCGTGCACATCGTGACCGGCGCCGTCAGCGCCGCGCAGAACATCGTCAAGTGCGTGCGCCGCTGCGGCCTGGAAGTGCAGGACCTGATCCTGCAGCCGCTGGCGTCGAGCCTGGCCGTGCTGACCGCCGACGAAAAGGAACTGGGCGTCGTGCTGGTGGACATCGGCGGCGGCACCACCGATGTCGCGATCTTCACCGGCGGCGCGATCCGCCACACCGCCGTGCTGCCGATCGCCGGCGACCAGATCACCAACGACATCGCGGCCATGCTGCGCACGCCGACGCCCGATGCCGAGGAAATCAAGCTGCGCTACGGCGTGGCCAAGCAGGTGCTGGCCAGCCCGGACGAGTCCGTGGAAGTGCCGGGCCTGGGCGACCGCGGCCCGCGCCAGGTCAAGCGCCAGGCGCTGGGCGCCGTGATCGAGCCGCGCGTCGAAGAACTGTTCACGCTGGTGCAGCAGGTGGTGCGCGACTCCGGCTACGAGGACCTGTTGGCTTCCGGCGTGGTGCTGACCGGCGGCTCGGCGCAATTGCCCGGCATGATCGAACTGGCCGAGGACGTGTTCCTCAAGCCGGTGCGCGTGGCGGTGCCCGAATACGAAGGCAGCCTGGCCGACGTGATGCGCAATCCGCGCTTCTCGACCGTGATGGGCTTGCTGCAGGAAGCGCGCATGCAGCGCGTGCGTGGCCGCAAGGTGGCCGCGCAGACCGGCAATTTCAAGAGCCTGCTGGCGCGCATGAAGGAATGGTTCATGAATTAA